GTCGCTACTGCACTCTGATCCCAGGAATCCATCGATTGATTCATCCCACTAATCAGCACTTCCGCCGCTAAAGCAGGAATTGCTGGTGGACAATGCAGGTGAGCAACACAGGCAGGATGGGAAACCACAACTGAGTTATTGAGAATAATTTTACCAGTAGTGTGTAAAACTTGTTGCAAAGTTTTCCCAACTTTGGGACAAAAGTTAATATCATCTAAAGCTGCGGCTAATTCTTCTGGAGATTTGCCGCTATAAGGTTGAGACTGTGAGCTAAAGTGACTAATCAGCAATTCCTGTGCCAAAGCGATCGCTTCTCGATACGCCGCCCAACTTGCTTCTGAATTCCCCAACAATTCAGCATCAAAGCACTTTTGCGGCAGATTTTCCGGCAAACTCAGCATTAACTCACCTCTGCTAAAACTTGCGATTCTGCCGCTTGAACTGCTGCCGCAAAAATTTCGCTAATACTGTCAATTTGTTCTTCTGTGACGATTAATGGCGGTAAAAAGCGGACTACGCTGCTAAAACGTCCTCCTAATTCCAAAATTAGCCCTCTTCTTAAACATTCTGCTTGAATCAGCTTCGCCATTGCCGGATAAGCGGGATACTTTTCATTGCACATTGGCGCATCGGAATTAACCACTTCCACCCCAATCATTAACCCACGTCCCCGCACATTACCGATGTAGCGAGTTTGTTGTTGAATGCTTTGCAGGTTTTGCAGTAAGCGATCGCCCATTTTCGCCGCCCAATCCATCAATTGATGTTCCAAAATATAATTAAGCGTCGCTATTCCTGCTGCCATCGCCAATTGATTACCGCGAAAGGTTCCTGCGTGTGCCCCTGGTTGCCAACTGTCGAGGTTTTCCCGATACAACACCACCGAAAGCGGCAAACTTCCGCCGATCGCTTTCGAGAGTAACACCACATCTGGCACAATCCCCGAATGCTCAAAAGCGTATAATTTACCCGTTCTGCCCCATCCGGTTTGAATTTCATCCACAATTAAGGGAATATCTCGCTCTTGCGTCATTTTGCGGATTTCTTGTACCCAAGCATCGGGCGCAGGAATCGCCCCACCTTCGCCTTGAACGATTTCTAAAATCATCCCAGCTGGGTGATTAATGCCGCTTTCTGGATCGTCCAAAACGTGCTTAATATAATGACTGCTAAGGCGATGTCCCGCTTCCCCGCCCACCCCAAAAGGACAACGATAATCTGAAGGATAAGGCAAGAAATGAACATCGCTCATCAATCCGGCGATCGCTTCTTTCGGTGCCAGCTTACCCGTTAAACTCAACGCCCCATGAGTCATCCCATGATAACCGCCGTGAAATGACAGCATTGAGCGTCTTCCCGTCGCCGTTTTTACCAGTTTCACTGCCGCTTCCACCGCATCGGCCCCAGAAGGCCCACAAAACTGAATCCGTGCCTGTGATGCAAAGTCAGGAGGCAAACTAGCAAATAAGTCCTCAACAAACTGATCTTTAATTGGTGTGGTTAAATCCAGTGTATGCAACGGGTAACTGTCGTCTAGTACCTGTCGCATTGCTGCTAAGACAACCGGATGATTATGCCCCAAAGCCAGAGTTCCCGCACCTGCTAAACAGTCAAAATACTGTCTTCCATCAGCATCAGTGATGAAAATCCCTTTGGCGGCGCGAATTGCTAAAGGAATTGAGCGCGGATAGCTGCGGGCGTTCGATTCTCTCTGTTTTTGGCGATCGAGATAAGCTTGCGATCGCCTCCCAGGTACAGGTCGTAAACCTGTATCAGAGTAAATGTTAATAGGCCGGATGAACTCCTGCTCCTGCGAGGAGGAGTTGTTGCAGGTTGGATACACTTGTTGTTTCCTTCAACTTGCTGTCAGTAAGGTTTCTCTAAGTATTTGAGAAATATTCTTAATAAATTGTCTCTACAAGTGCAGTATCTTAAACCTAAATAATAATTAATGTCAATAAGCTGTCAAAAGAAATCCAAAAAAATTTTCCCTTGGCGAATCTGTCATTGCGCCAAATGAAACAAATACCTCCAGGGGGGAATGTTCAGAAAAATTCTTCCGTCTTATGGTGAGTAAATTAATACTTGCTAATATTTCTGCTAAATAAGCCAGACTCATGGGACGAAAAACATCCCTTTGCTTAACAACTTATATAGTTCCCTTAGCTAGCGTTACAGTAGCACTACTATTGACATTTCCGCTGCGATCGCTCTTACAAGCAACAATTTTCCCTTTTTTCTACGCCGCAGTAGCCATTGCCGCTTGGTCAGGTGGTCTAATTGCAGGTTTAGTAACAGTGGGACTCGCCACCATAGTCATCAACTATTTTTTTATTCCCCCACTCAACTCGTTTGTATTATCAGATTTGTCGGGTACAGTCCGGCTGGGGTCATTTGTATTGGTATCCTTACTGATCAATTTCCTCAGCGCGGAGTTGCGGACGGCAAAAGAAAGATTAGAAAAAAATTTCCAAAAAACCAGCCAAAGTGAAGAAAGATTCCGGTTAGCAGTGAGTAACCCTTCGATCGCACTATTTCATCAAAACCTTGACTTACGCTATCAATGGATTTTTAACCCCCAAGCCTTTAATTTATCAGAAGATATATTAGGGAAAAGCGATGCTGACTTGTTTCCCCCCACAGAAGCAGAAGCATTAACATCAAGCAAACAGCAGGTAATTCAATCAGAAAAATCAATTAGACAAGAAATAAGCTTAACCACTAACGGTGGTCAAAAATGGTATGACCTATTAATAGAACCGCTAAAGCAAGGAAAGCAAATTATTGGAGTCAGCTGTGCCGCTTTTGATATAACTGAACGCAAGCAAGCAGAAATGGCTTTACAGGAAAGCCGAGAATTGTTTGAATCTTTTATGCAGTACAGTCCGACCACAGCTTTTATTAAAGATAAATCAGGACGTTATCTCTACGTTAATTCATTTATTGAAAACACATTTAAGCGATCGCGCCACGAATGGCTAGGCAAAACCGACTTTGATTTATTTCCCTCAGAAGCTGCTCAGCAATGGCGAAAAAATGATTTGCTAGTATTAATTGAAGGCAAAACCTTACAAGTAGAAGAAATCGTTCCCCTCGAAGATGGAGAACATTACTTTCTCTCCTTCAAATTTCTTTTGCAAAACTCAACTGGAGAACAGCTAATCGCCGGAATGTCCCTCGATATTTCCGAACAAAAACGAGCCGAAGCTGCTTTGCGAGAAAGTGAAGCTCGTTTTCGTCATCTAGCAGATACCGCTCCGGTTTTAATCTGGATGTCAGACACTACTAAACTCTGCAATTATTTTAATAAATCCTGGTTAGACTTTACCGGACGCACAATCGAGCAAGAGTTAGGCAATGGTTGGTCGGACAGGGTTCATCCCGATGATTTTCAGCGTTGTCTCGATACTTACACTACTTCCTTTGATGCCCGTCAAGAATTCAAAATGGAGTACCGTTTACGGCGTTTTGATGGGGAGTATCGCTGGATATTCGATCATGGGATTCCCCGTTATACCCCAGATGGGGACTTTCTCGGCTACATTGGTTCTTGCATTGATATTCACGATCGCAAACAAGCAGAAGAACAAATTCGCCAATTAAACGAAGAACTCGAATATCGCGTCAAACAACGCACCGAACAATTACAAGCCACCAACAAAGAATTAGAAGCTTTTTCTTACTCAGTGTCTCACGACTTACGCGCCCCGCTGCGACATATCAACGGATTTGTTGATTTATTGCAAAAACGAATTGGGACTTCTCCCGCCTTAGATAAAACAAGCCATCATTATCTAAAAACCATTTCTGACACCACCAAAGAAGCAGGCAAATTAGTCGATGATTTATTGTCATTCTCGCGCATGGGTAGAACAGAGATGCGCTTAACAACGATCGATCTCAATCAGTTGTGGCAAGAAGTATGGCGAGATATGCAGCAAGATATAGAAGGGAGAAACATTGAATGGCAAATTGATTCATTACCGATCGTTCAAGCTGACCCAACAATGTTGCGATTAGTACTAAGAAACTTAGTCGAAAATGCGGTGAAATATACTCGTCCTCGAACTCAGGCAAACATCCAAATTAATAGCACCAGCACCGAGCATGAGACAATAATTTGTGTTCGAGATAACGGTGTGGGCTTTGATATGCAGTATGTTAATAAACTGTTTGGTGTATTTCAACGACTGCATACCAACGAACAATTTGAGGGAACGGGGATCGGGTTGGCGAATGTGCAACGGATTATACATCGGCATGGTGGACAAGTTTGGGCGGAAGCAGAACTCGATCGCGGCGCTGCTTTTTACTTCTCCTTACCTAATACACCAAGGGAGGTGAAATGGAATTAAAGCGGATTTTGTTAGTCGAAGATAGCAGCAGGGATATTGAATTAATTCTCGCTGCTTTGGCAGAAAACTCTTTAGCCAATGAGGTTATCGTCACCAGAGATGGAGAAGAAGCTCTTGATTACCTGTATCGGCGTGGTATTTATCGATTGCGTCGAGAAGGACATCCCGGTGTAGTATTGTTGGATTTGAAATTACCTAAAGTTGATGGATTGGAAGTACTGGCGACCTTGAAATCTGACCCAAATCTGAAAGCCATACCTGTAGTAATTTTGACTTCTTCACGGGAAGAAAAGGATTTAGTTAATAGTTACAATCTCAATACTAATGCCTATGTTGTTAAACCAGTAGATTTTCATGAATTTGTCGAAGCGATTAAAGAACTAGGATTGTTTTGGGCAGTGGTAAATCAACCCCCTCCTGGTACTCTCCCCCCAGTTCGCCCTCTGACCCAAGATTTAGGATAAATGTTTATGCTCCGTTTTTTACTGCTGGAAGATAGTACGCTCGATGCTGATTTAATCCACGCTGTACTGCTGGAGGGAGAGTTGGAATATGAGCTAGTCCGGGTGCAAACTAAAGATGATTTTGTCAGCGCGATCGCAGACCATTGTTTTGATTTAATTTTGGCAGATTACTCGCTTCCTGCGTTTGATGGCTTTTCCGCCCTGAAACTTGCCCGTCTTCAGTGTCCTGATATACCCTTCATTTTTGTTTCTGGGACACTGGGCGAAGAAGTAGCAGTGGAAATGCTCAAAAGTGGAGCAACTGATTATGTGATTAAACAACGACTAGAACGGTTAGTACCTTCTGTACAACGTGCCCTTAAAGAAGCGGAGGAACGAAATGCCCGTAAACTAGCCGAAGCGCGATTGGTTAATTACATTAACCACTTACAAATGCTTGCAGAAACTTCTCGATACTTTGCTGAAACAATTCTCGATTTACCGACTTTGTTAAATATAGTTTGTCGCAAAATTGGAGAACTGATTGGAGAAGTTTGCTTTTTACAATTAATTTCCGATGATGGACAATGGCTGCAAATCCAAGCAATTTATCATTCTAATTCTGAGTTGTTGAATTCGTTGCAAGAACTTGCTAGTACTTGTCTAATACGGGTGAATGAAGGTATTTCGGCTCAAGTTGTGCAAACTAAGCAGTCATTATTTTTGCCTCATCCTACAATAGCAGAACTGCGGAATTTAGCAATAAATGAAGATTTTCCTTATTTGGAAAAATTTAATATTAATAGCTTGATGATCGTGCCACTTTATGTACGAGAAAGAAGTATTGGTAGTCTTTGTTTGATTCGAGAAACACCAGATAAAGCTTACACTATTGATGAACAAATATTTCTGCAAGATTTAGCCGATCGCGCTGCATTGGCGATCGATAATGCCCGACTTTATCAAAAATCTCAAGAAGCCAACAAAACCAAAGATGAATTTCTGGCAATGTTGTCTCACGAATTGCGATCGCCACTTAATGCTATTATCGGTTGGTTAAGTTTGCTTCGGAGTCGCAAGTTCGATGCCGCCACTACCACGCGGGCTCTAGAAACTGTGGAACGTAACGCCAGAACTCAAGCTAGATTAATTGAAGATTTGCTCGATGTCTCCCGGATTTTGCAAGGAAAACTGCGTTTAACTCTCCGTCCAGTAACACTATTACCCATCATAGAAACTGCGGTGGAAACCGTCCGCCCCACAGCAGAAGCCAAAAATATTCACTTACAATTGATCCACGAGCCTGAAATTGGCAAAGTTTTGGGTGATTCAGAACGCTTGCAACAAGTAGTTGGCAATCTACTTAATAATGCGGTTAAGTTCACTCCCAATGGTGGACGAGTTCAAGTGGAATTATCACTACAAGTTAACCATAATTCGATCGCACAAACCTCTTCCTTTGTAGAAGAACAATTTGTGCAAATTATTGTCCGTGATTCTGGACAGGGGATTAAACCGGAATTTCTACCTTATGTGTTCGATCGATTTCGTCAAGCAGATAGTTCGATCACGCGAACTCATGGTGGTTTAGGTTTGGGTTTAGCGATCGTCCGGCACTTAGTTGAATTACA
The Phormidium ambiguum IAM M-71 genome window above contains:
- a CDS encoding response regulator; this translates as MELKRILLVEDSSRDIELILAALAENSLANEVIVTRDGEEALDYLYRRGIYRLRREGHPGVVLLDLKLPKVDGLEVLATLKSDPNLKAIPVVILTSSREEKDLVNSYNLNTNAYVVKPVDFHEFVEAIKELGLFWAVVNQPPPGTLPPVRPLTQDLG
- a CDS encoding PAS domain S-box protein: MGRKTSLCLTTYIVPLASVTVALLLTFPLRSLLQATIFPFFYAAVAIAAWSGGLIAGLVTVGLATIVINYFFIPPLNSFVLSDLSGTVRLGSFVLVSLLINFLSAELRTAKERLEKNFQKTSQSEERFRLAVSNPSIALFHQNLDLRYQWIFNPQAFNLSEDILGKSDADLFPPTEAEALTSSKQQVIQSEKSIRQEISLTTNGGQKWYDLLIEPLKQGKQIIGVSCAAFDITERKQAEMALQESRELFESFMQYSPTTAFIKDKSGRYLYVNSFIENTFKRSRHEWLGKTDFDLFPSEAAQQWRKNDLLVLIEGKTLQVEEIVPLEDGEHYFLSFKFLLQNSTGEQLIAGMSLDISEQKRAEAALRESEARFRHLADTAPVLIWMSDTTKLCNYFNKSWLDFTGRTIEQELGNGWSDRVHPDDFQRCLDTYTTSFDARQEFKMEYRLRRFDGEYRWIFDHGIPRYTPDGDFLGYIGSCIDIHDRKQAEEQIRQLNEELEYRVKQRTEQLQATNKELEAFSYSVSHDLRAPLRHINGFVDLLQKRIGTSPALDKTSHHYLKTISDTTKEAGKLVDDLLSFSRMGRTEMRLTTIDLNQLWQEVWRDMQQDIEGRNIEWQIDSLPIVQADPTMLRLVLRNLVENAVKYTRPRTQANIQINSTSTEHETIICVRDNGVGFDMQYVNKLFGVFQRLHTNEQFEGTGIGLANVQRIIHRHGGQVWAEAELDRGAAFYFSLPNTPREVKWN
- a CDS encoding hybrid sensor histidine kinase/response regulator, whose product is MLRFLLLEDSTLDADLIHAVLLEGELEYELVRVQTKDDFVSAIADHCFDLILADYSLPAFDGFSALKLARLQCPDIPFIFVSGTLGEEVAVEMLKSGATDYVIKQRLERLVPSVQRALKEAEERNARKLAEARLVNYINHLQMLAETSRYFAETILDLPTLLNIVCRKIGELIGEVCFLQLISDDGQWLQIQAIYHSNSELLNSLQELASTCLIRVNEGISAQVVQTKQSLFLPHPTIAELRNLAINEDFPYLEKFNINSLMIVPLYVRERSIGSLCLIRETPDKAYTIDEQIFLQDLADRAALAIDNARLYQKSQEANKTKDEFLAMLSHELRSPLNAIIGWLSLLRSRKFDAATTTRALETVERNARTQARLIEDLLDVSRILQGKLRLTLRPVTLLPIIETAVETVRPTAEAKNIHLQLIHEPEIGKVLGDSERLQQVVGNLLNNAVKFTPNGGRVQVELSLQVNHNSIAQTSSFVEEQFVQIIVRDSGQGIKPEFLPYVFDRFRQADSSITRTHGGLGLGLAIVRHLVELHNGSVAADSAGEGKGATFIIKLPLLTPKPEIKPTQINPREVANLDPFNYSTSLNQLRILIVDDDADARLLLLSILEECGAKVVAAASASEGLSHLINSDSFDLLISDIGMPGEDGYTLLRRVRSLKPQQGGQILAIALTAYAREEDRQAAFSAGFQSHLAKPIDPTQLISLIVDLVHQTSNDIAEDRRQKAEGRR